In one Umezawaea sp. Da 62-37 genomic region, the following are encoded:
- a CDS encoding ATP-binding protein, with protein sequence MSTVHTVSLTGFHGHVSTLTATTTVSTPAITFIGGRVRGELELRERVFAALTNSGWSIRHHAVEVDLGTAATPCAAAVAVAILAATADIPAHRLAGTAVLGEVGLDGSLRATLGTLPAVQTARAHGVRRVIVPAAVLNQASLVDGIEVLGAHWLTEVTAWLRGDDTALHSFVAATATMVDDGWPPTRALAAPVLSTVEIAAAGGHHLLLDAVDSAGTFLVGQWLHHLLPDLTTAQQLQVAAIRSLIGNLTEPVLSSTAHLVIAHHGNTLASLVGDAVPGAVSKAHHSVLVACDLDQFSSAALKVLQHALLQREVTIAHGGHSLHYPAGFQLFATRIRTLDSRQPQRATPLLDTIDIRHTLTTAAAVWGRRPDAHEPDQLARLRAQARTRVGYARARAAARWSSITGAVHNGRDVTNTLVSHEVLYALPETIAATIHLRQILGARFLSPRDHDVVVRLAWTVADLADADLPDRGHVERALALRQPAAATREVR encoded by the coding sequence ATGTCCACCGTCCACACCGTGTCCCTGACCGGCTTTCACGGCCACGTATCCACCCTCACCGCCACCACCACCGTAAGCACCCCCGCGATCACTTTCATCGGGGGACGCGTCCGCGGTGAACTCGAACTGCGCGAGCGAGTGTTCGCCGCCCTGACCAACTCCGGCTGGTCGATCCGGCACCACGCCGTCGAGGTAGATCTCGGCACGGCGGCCACGCCCTGCGCGGCCGCGGTGGCCGTCGCGATCCTCGCCGCCACCGCGGACATCCCCGCACACCGGTTGGCCGGTACCGCGGTGCTCGGCGAAGTCGGCCTGGACGGCAGCCTGCGCGCCACCCTCGGGACGCTGCCCGCCGTGCAGACCGCCCGCGCACACGGCGTTCGCCGGGTCATCGTGCCCGCCGCGGTACTCAACCAGGCCTCGCTCGTCGACGGGATCGAGGTGCTCGGCGCACACTGGCTGACCGAGGTCACCGCCTGGTTGCGCGGAGACGACACCGCACTCCACTCGTTCGTCGCGGCCACCGCAACCATGGTCGACGATGGGTGGCCGCCGACGCGGGCACTGGCGGCTCCGGTGCTGAGCACGGTCGAGATCGCCGCCGCCGGCGGCCACCACCTGCTGCTCGACGCCGTCGACAGCGCGGGCACCTTCCTGGTCGGGCAATGGCTGCACCACCTGCTACCCGACCTCACCACCGCCCAGCAACTCCAGGTCGCCGCGATCCGGTCGCTCATCGGCAACCTCACAGAACCCGTTCTGAGCAGCACCGCGCACCTGGTGATCGCCCACCACGGCAACACCCTCGCATCGCTGGTCGGTGACGCGGTGCCCGGCGCGGTCAGCAAAGCCCACCACAGCGTGCTGGTGGCCTGCGACCTCGACCAGTTCAGCAGCGCCGCGCTGAAGGTGTTGCAGCACGCGCTACTTCAGCGAGAAGTCACCATCGCCCATGGAGGCCACTCGCTGCACTACCCGGCCGGCTTCCAGCTGTTCGCCACCCGCATCCGGACCCTCGACAGCCGACAGCCACAGCGCGCGACGCCGCTGCTGGACACCATCGACATCCGACACACGCTGACCACAGCCGCCGCCGTATGGGGCCGGCGGCCCGACGCCCACGAACCTGATCAACTCGCTCGACTCCGGGCACAGGCCAGGACTCGGGTCGGCTACGCACGGGCGCGCGCTGCGGCCCGCTGGAGCAGCATCACCGGGGCAGTTCACAACGGACGTGACGTCACCAACACCCTCGTATCGCACGAGGTGCTCTACGCCCTGCCCGAGACCATCGCAGCGACCATCCATTTGCGACAGATCCTGGGTGCCCGCTTCCTTTCCCCGCGTGACCAC
- a CDS encoding DUF4192 domain-containing protein: MSVTPSARVLGEPRDLIAAIPHLLGFHPHDSLVLVCVKHRQTVASLRIDLPPARHRQAHAVQALDMARGQDVDGILLFVIGGGVWVSSASELPHSGLIEVMKQTATSMGMRTILAVWAESTQAGARWHGYDSPDWTGTVRDPSTTALAAATVAAGLVTFTSREELAAQLAPVADEIIARRAVLLDHSPAWRPSGPAASAAFRSVRDAVAAGSDRRHPLEDGEVVELARALFDPSVRDACVSFAFGPRAETAERLWLELTRGCPTSVRANPTVLLALSAYIRGDGALASLALDHALSAEPRHRLGTLLRTSVDGGLPDRIVAFFHDSSIAETERLLKSPGEQDTRGQIHR; this comes from the coding sequence ATGAGTGTCACCCCATCCGCACGCGTGCTCGGTGAGCCGCGAGACCTGATCGCCGCCATTCCTCATCTGCTGGGCTTTCACCCCCACGACTCTCTCGTGCTCGTATGCGTGAAACACCGGCAGACCGTCGCCTCCCTGCGTATCGACCTGCCGCCTGCCCGACACCGACAGGCACATGCAGTCCAAGCCCTCGACATGGCGCGAGGCCAGGACGTGGACGGCATCCTGCTGTTCGTCATCGGCGGCGGAGTCTGGGTGTCCTCGGCGAGCGAACTGCCGCACAGCGGATTGATCGAGGTGATGAAGCAGACCGCGACCTCCATGGGAATGCGCACCATTCTCGCCGTATGGGCAGAGTCCACACAGGCCGGTGCACGCTGGCACGGCTATGACAGCCCCGACTGGACCGGAACGGTACGCGACCCCAGCACTACCGCGCTCGCGGCGGCCACCGTCGCCGCCGGCCTCGTGACGTTTACCAGCAGAGAAGAGTTGGCCGCGCAGCTCGCGCCGGTCGCAGACGAGATCATCGCCCGCAGGGCCGTACTGTTGGACCACTCACCTGCTTGGCGGCCCTCCGGTCCCGCTGCTTCCGCGGCGTTTCGGTCAGTACGCGACGCCGTCGCGGCCGGAAGTGACCGTCGCCACCCGCTTGAGGACGGTGAGGTCGTGGAGCTCGCACGAGCACTGTTCGACCCATCGGTTCGGGACGCGTGCGTGAGCTTCGCGTTCGGGCCGAGGGCTGAGACCGCTGAGCGGTTGTGGCTCGAACTCACACGCGGCTGCCCGACCTCCGTGCGTGCCAATCCCACCGTCCTGCTGGCCTTGTCGGCCTATATCCGCGGCGATGGAGCGCTGGCCTCCCTCGCACTCGATCACGCACTGTCCGCGGAGCCGCGCCACAGGCTTGGCACCTTGCTGCGCACCTCCGTGGACGGTGGGCTGCCCGACCGGATCGTCGCATTCTTCCATGATTCCTCAATCGCGGAAACCGAACGTCTTCTGAAGTCCCCCGGTGAGCAGGACACTCGAGGACAGATTCACCGGTAG